One Peromyscus leucopus breed LL Stock chromosome 4, UCI_PerLeu_2.1, whole genome shotgun sequence genomic region harbors:
- the LOC114706533 gene encoding agouti-signaling protein, protein MDVTRLLLATLVGFLCLLAVYSHLVPEETFRDDKSLRSNSSTNCKDFSSVSIVALKKKSKKISIQEAEKQKRLEAEKRKGSSKKKASIKKVARPPPPTPCVATRDSCKPPAPACCDPCASCQCRFFRSVCSCRVLNPNC, encoded by the exons ATGGACGTCACGCGCCTGCTCCTGGCCACTCTAGTGGGTTTCCTGTGCCTCCTTGCTGTCTACAGCCACCTGGTACCCGAGGAGACGTTCAGAGATGACAAGAGTCTGAGGAGCAACTCTTCCACGAATTGCAaggatttctcttctgtttctattgtgg CACTGAAGAAGAAATCCAAGAAGATCAGCATACAGGAAGCCGAGAAGCAAAAGAGACTGGAAGCTGAGAAGCGGAAGGGATCATCTAAG AAAAAGGCTTCGATTAAGAAGGTGGCGCGGCCCCCGCCACCCACGCCCTGCGTGGCCACCCGAGACAGCTGCAAGCCGCCTGCGCCCGCCTGCTGCGACCCGTGCGCCTCCTGCCAGTGCCGCTTCTTCCGCAGCGTCTGCTCCTGCCGCGTACTCAACCCCAACTGCTGA